A single region of the Salipaludibacillus sp. LMS25 genome encodes:
- the pyrF gene encoding orotidine-5'-phosphate decarboxylase, translated as MQQYPLIVALDFSSGHEAINFLSQFKDRRLAVKVGMELFYKEGPDFVLTLKEKGHAIFLDLKLHDIPTTVERAMRQIGALGVDMVNVHALGGKEMMKAALKGLQDSVKEGGKMPLCVAVTHLTSTSEAMMENEIGIETSLNNHILHLCQQVEEAGLNGVVCSAEDVKMIKKAYPNFYTVTPGIRRATDVIHDQVRIMTPSEAAIAGSDAIVVGRGITRAPQPLEAYHLYEKDWRSSHVSK; from the coding sequence TTGCAACAGTATCCTCTCATAGTGGCGTTAGATTTTTCGTCTGGACATGAAGCAATCAACTTTCTTTCCCAATTTAAAGATCGCCGGTTAGCTGTTAAAGTAGGCATGGAACTCTTCTATAAAGAAGGGCCAGATTTCGTCCTTACATTAAAAGAAAAAGGACATGCTATTTTTTTAGATCTTAAGTTACATGATATCCCTACAACGGTAGAGAGGGCGATGAGACAAATTGGCGCTCTTGGAGTAGACATGGTTAACGTTCATGCCCTAGGTGGTAAAGAGATGATGAAGGCGGCGCTAAAAGGGTTACAAGATAGTGTGAAAGAAGGGGGAAAAATGCCACTATGTGTGGCAGTAACACACTTGACGAGTACGTCTGAAGCCATGATGGAAAATGAAATAGGCATTGAAACGTCGTTGAATAATCATATTCTCCACTTATGTCAGCAAGTAGAGGAAGCAGGACTTAACGGCGTTGTATGCTCAGCTGAAGACGTGAAAATGATTAAAAAGGCCTATCCAAACTTTTATACTGTTACCCCTGGTATTAGACGTGCAACAGATGTGATCCACGATCAAGTGAGAATTATGACACCAAGTGAAGCTGCTATCGCAGGCAGTGATGCCATCGTGGTTGGAAGAGGAATTACGAGAGCGCCTCAACCGCTTGAAGCATATCACTTATATGAAAAGGACTGGAGGTCATCTCATGTTAGCAAATGA
- the pyrE gene encoding orotate phosphoribosyltransferase, with protein MLANEAAKLLLDVGAVSLQPEKPFTWSSGLKSPIYCDNRLLMSFPKERKRMMDMMASYVTETFGPVEVLAGTATAGIPHAAWLADRFHLPMVYVRSSSKGHGKQNRIEGVLTAGQKVLIIEDLISTGGSSIEAADAVKEAGGEVIGICSIFTYGLPAAEQAGKISGYRLASLTNYQSLLSAALALKQITEEELEQLKAWRHDPKAWSESQ; from the coding sequence ATGTTAGCAAATGAAGCAGCAAAACTATTATTAGATGTTGGAGCGGTATCGCTTCAACCTGAGAAACCATTTACTTGGAGTTCAGGATTGAAGTCACCTATTTATTGTGATAACAGGCTCTTGATGTCTTTTCCAAAAGAAAGAAAGCGTATGATGGACATGATGGCTTCCTACGTAACGGAGACGTTTGGGCCAGTAGAGGTGCTTGCTGGTACTGCTACTGCTGGTATTCCTCATGCTGCTTGGTTAGCAGACCGGTTTCATTTACCGATGGTGTATGTGCGTTCATCATCGAAAGGACACGGTAAACAAAATCGCATTGAGGGGGTTCTGACAGCAGGACAAAAGGTGCTTATCATTGAGGACCTTATTTCTACAGGGGGTTCATCAATAGAAGCGGCTGATGCTGTGAAGGAGGCAGGGGGGGAGGTCATCGGTATTTGTTCCATTTTTACATATGGATTGCCTGCAGCTGAACAAGCTGGCAAGATTTCCGGCTATCGTCTGGCCTCTTTGACTAATTATCAGTCATTACTTTCGGCCGCTCTTGCATTGAAACAAATTACTGAGGAAGAACTTGAACAGCTGAAAGCATGGCGGCATGACCCTAAAGCATGGTCTGAGAGTCAGTAA
- a CDS encoding ABC transporter ATP-binding protein, translating to MDTFKRLKQFYWPYKRNFFLSIVFLLFVSAFTVIYPIILQITIDDIVLEGNYQLVPYVAIGFFLITLLKSVAVYYHQFLGDLFGIQSVYELRNALYKKLQFLPFRYYDNARTGDLMSRLTADVEAFRFFLSFGFAQLINLVMLVGLSMGIMFYYSPKLAVVTLAALPFLIITVYRFDQKVHPAFSSIRKSLADMTTKAQENISGMTTVKSLSKENFEMGRFDEKNADYKNKFIYTANIWAKYFPFMELIGQICVVVLLAYGGWLVIDGGIQPGVLVAFFSLIWYIISPLMNLGFIINTFSQSKASGERLLQVLDEREDIFDKSEAIEKDHLEGHVIFEKVSHRYDEDEDLALKEVSFEALPGQTIGLIGATGSGKTSITQLIARFYEPDRGRITIDGQPISNYTLKTLRKNTGVVLQESFLFSSSVKDNISYGNPGATMEEVIDAAKRADAHEFIESLPQGYDTVLGERGGGLSGGQKQRIAIARAICVNPNILILDDATSAVDMETEAKIQKAFREVMKGRTTFIIAHRISSLMHADDILVLDEGRIVERGTHEQLLQITGGNYRRIYDIQYRDRQQFGS from the coding sequence ATGGATACATTTAAACGATTAAAACAGTTTTATTGGCCTTATAAGCGTAACTTTTTCTTGTCGATTGTTTTCCTTCTATTCGTAAGCGCTTTTACAGTCATTTATCCGATCATTCTTCAAATTACAATTGATGACATTGTGCTGGAAGGAAACTATCAGTTAGTTCCTTATGTGGCTATTGGCTTTTTCTTAATTACATTACTGAAATCGGTAGCGGTATATTACCATCAATTTTTAGGAGATTTATTCGGGATTCAATCCGTTTATGAATTGCGAAATGCGTTATATAAGAAACTACAGTTTTTACCGTTCCGTTATTATGATAATGCCAGAACGGGAGACTTAATGTCACGACTCACAGCTGACGTGGAAGCATTTCGTTTCTTTTTATCATTCGGGTTTGCTCAATTAATTAACCTAGTCATGCTTGTTGGACTAAGCATGGGCATCATGTTTTATTACAGCCCTAAGCTCGCTGTCGTGACATTAGCTGCTTTGCCATTCTTAATTATTACGGTTTATCGGTTTGATCAAAAAGTTCATCCGGCATTTTCGAGTATTAGAAAATCTCTCGCAGATATGACGACAAAAGCGCAAGAGAATATAAGTGGTATGACTACCGTTAAGTCTTTATCAAAAGAGAATTTTGAAATGGGAAGGTTCGACGAAAAAAATGCAGATTATAAGAACAAATTTATATACACAGCTAATATTTGGGCTAAATATTTTCCATTCATGGAGCTTATCGGTCAAATCTGTGTCGTTGTGTTGTTAGCATATGGGGGATGGCTTGTTATTGATGGAGGAATTCAGCCAGGTGTCCTCGTGGCATTTTTTAGCCTTATTTGGTATATTATTAGTCCGCTTATGAACTTAGGATTCATTATAAATACGTTTTCTCAATCGAAAGCATCAGGTGAGCGACTTTTACAAGTGTTAGATGAACGTGAGGATATTTTTGATAAATCTGAAGCCATTGAGAAAGACCACCTTGAAGGTCATGTTATATTTGAAAAAGTAAGCCATCGCTATGATGAAGATGAAGACTTGGCACTAAAAGAAGTTTCTTTTGAAGCACTGCCTGGACAAACGATTGGCTTAATTGGAGCGACAGGCTCAGGGAAAACCTCAATTACGCAATTAATTGCACGCTTCTACGAACCAGATCGCGGGCGTATTACAATTGATGGTCAGCCGATTTCTAATTACACATTAAAAACGTTAAGAAAAAATACTGGTGTGGTGTTACAAGAATCATTTTTATTTTCATCTTCAGTAAAAGATAATATTTCATATGGTAATCCAGGTGCCACAATGGAAGAAGTCATTGACGCAGCAAAACGAGCAGATGCCCATGAATTTATTGAAAGCTTGCCTCAAGGCTATGACACGGTGCTTGGAGAACGAGGAGGTGGGCTTTCAGGTGGTCAAAAACAAAGAATTGCCATTGCGAGAGCTATATGTGTTAACCCGAATATTCTCATTTTAGATGATGCAACTAGTGCTGTAGATATGGAAACAGAGGCTAAAATACAGAAAGCTTTCCGAGAGGTTATGAAGGGGAGAACGACATTTATTATCGCCCACCGTATTTCCTCCCTTATGCACGCTGATGACATTCTCGTGCTGGATGAAGGAAGAATTGTGGAAAGAGGAACGCATGAACAGCTGTTGCAAATCACTGGAGGCAACTACCGACGAATTTATGATATTCAGTATAGAGATCGACAGCAATTTGGAAGCTAA